The Carassius gibelio isolate Cgi1373 ecotype wild population from Czech Republic chromosome B18, carGib1.2-hapl.c, whole genome shotgun sequence sequence AGTATGTGCATACCACTAAGCTTCAGGGAAGTGAGCGCTGTATTCATGTAAATACGCGGGGAGCCAAAGCCAGCCCAAACGGCAAGACTTTGAACTGGTATGCAACACCCTCAAATGCAAAATGGAGGAAGCGTCTGTGAtgtggggctatctggatgtgtaCGCATCTTTCAGATCCACTGCAATGAAGTAATCGTTGGGCTGAATGTGCGCGAGGATCTGCTTCACAGTTAAAATCTTGAACGTGCTTTTCGCAAGCGCTTTGATCAATAATCTCAGGTCTAAGATGGGGTGCATACCTCCGTCCTTTTTCGGAACAAGAAAATAACGGCTGTAGGACCTGGAAATTCTCCACTATCTCTACTGCTTGTTTGGCGAGGAGAGAGGAGATTTCTGCCAGTAGCAGCGGGGCGCTCTGTTCTGAGACCTCTGTCATAATCACACCGCCGAAGCGGGGTGGTCTGCGAGTGAACTGGATAGATTTATATAATTCAACACATGCAGCTAGTGCATAAGGGATTTTGCAAAgcataaatataaaaccaaaCATTTTACGTACTGCAGACACAAACCAGCTGACAATGAACAATCTGAGAACATtgcactatttatatatatatatatatatatatatatatatatgcttggcAAAATCCCTTATGCACTAGCTGCATGTGTTGAATCATAGAAATCTATTATTACGAACTTGCTTCATGGAGAATGAAAACAgccttaaactaaactaaaacacacatatacagtacatagatACACATCACTTTAATGATACTACTCAAAATTGCCaccaattttgtttttatttagcaaaaatgaataaacaaacaaataaacgtAAATAGTTCAGCTGTGTAAGAAGATTTATTAATCAAAAACCCCCCTTtcatgtaaagcgctttgagaaCCCCGAAGAgcgctatataaattaaataattataaaacatgcAGTCAAACAGAACAAAGAGAGAATGTCGTGTTTTTAAGCAGAAGGAAGCATTTGTTAAATCCGAGCATTTATTTGCATGAACTTGGCATCCCACTAAAGCAACTATCTCACAATATTAACCGCAATAAATCTGGAACCACTAAAAATGACTCTAAAGATATCTAAAGGAAAAGCAACAGGGTTTCACTTCAGTAACCGAGAAGCTGAATCAAAGATAAACCATTGATGGcagattgagtttttttttacttacttcgGGTGAGGGTAAATATGCAAATGATGACGGAGAGCGCGCGCGTCATGGTCCAGTGTGTATTTCGCTGCTCTTCAGTGCCATTCCGCCTCATACAGAAGCGCAGAACTTCACAAGAGCGAAcagcactgatgatgatgatactgctgaggatgaggaggaggatgatagAGCCCACAGCAGCAGCGGAACATACAGGGCTCGCTTCTGttccaccaacacacacacacacacacacacacacacacacactccgcgCCTCCCTGCCTCTCACAGCTCACCAGGGGCTAGTTGTTAAAATTTTAAGGTTGAGTTTGAAAGTTTTTGTGGAGTCACGGTCTTGGGAACAAAAGACAAAATTATGTTTTAGCGTTATTGATCAGTGTGTGGAAAATGTTTATTGAACATGTGACATTTTGTGCAAAACAAGCCCCAGTTGCAGCCTCTTGTAGGCTAAAATCATGAATTGTACATTTGACCcacacacttttaaaataaaagtactcAAACATTTTAGTGGCAAAGCAACTTGTAATAAGTGGCATGAATCATATGGTTggcaaaaatacaaatttaacttttaatatttgtaGATACAATTGTATAGAAGAAAACATGTCCAGAATGCAAATCATAATGCCTAAAGTAGTTTATTAATGTATAAATGTGTGGGGGCATCTGCATGGtgtaataattcatatttagaattttaCAAATAGACCAGAAAGAAGATGAATACTTTTATCAATCTGTCATTTATACATTATACCTCTTCACATGAGCCAACTGGTCTTGGTCATTCACAGGGTCAGAGTTTAGGCCAAAACATTCTTAAGGTCTGCTCTGTGTTTGTGGAGCAGAGAGATTTACACCGCAGATGGCCAGTCATCCAATCTCTCCCATGCTGATTTATTTCTCAGACGCTCTGCTGAATCAATGGGGCATGCTGAGTTAGACAGGAACAGGTCGATAAAagttcaattaaaatatattgcacacacaAATACTGGAGTAAAATGATAAATTCTAGTTTTTACTGATACTtcacattattaaattaattatcatCAACACTTTGCTCACCTCATCtgctatttattacattttttatctgATCTAGCAATGTATTTTGTGATTTCTATTTCTGGAAACATGCAATGCTGTGAATTCAATCAGCAGACGACTGACCAATAGTAATGCCACAGATTAAACCTGACCTTCATTGCCTGTTGAACctgtttgtttacaaaaaaaagtattttgaaaataagaaaaattgacagaaaaacatacaaataaacaaagtACTGCACAGTTTGTTCACATTTTTCTCAGTGCTTTAAGTGACCCAagagaggtgccggtactctattatagcctttTTTATATAAACGGGGAggggtgtgtggggggggggtggtcttgggtgacgggatggggggcttatgatattagacttcgtagcctataataaaagataatgactttcaaaccttaactaaacacatttttattcaaagatcaaccatctgtcattactctttagtctgccacaagaaacagcagcattaaaatcatgaactcaaatgtcattgtaaaaaacaaaaaaaaaacaatgactgttgtaacagtgtgtaaatcagacctttctgtaacgctaacgttaataagcttaaacgaaaataatgaaataattgtgtagcggagtattttttgtacacagtgccacgaactgtcaatcactcctgtgcgcgtgcatcactgtcctcctcgcagctgcagcaacttgcgctctcttcatcaagctttaaaacaaaaaggggacaaaaagatcatattgtctttgtgcataggctatagattagggacgactcaacctccgcagacagtttttaatgtttatcagacaataaatactcaagattttgctttagtataattttcgggacaattagggccagattcgggagtcgggacaacagtttagatttcgggactgtcccgaatttttcgggacgtctggtcaccctatctgaaagagctgcattacttcattagtttgagtctgacctgcagtgataggATTCTAACTTGCtgaggtgtcagtcagcgaatcatctTCTTATGATCTTGTTCTTTCggtattcagagtctgaagccaagagAACATATTAAGTGctgttaactgtatttgattaTTAACAGTACCGAGTGTATACTCATATAGactttcacacaccttctccggccacgttgagttgttgacactaacagtgggaaaagcgacacatgtgctattcacttgtataacttaagggtgaatgggtaatgtagttactgctctcagtgggatgaattaggaagcttgcattgtgaagggcgctctgaaaatcggcagtgcaggtaaaagattaaaatctctattaaaacaaatgtccaaatgagcgtaccggtacgctaaaagcacgttctgggcgcacggagaggtggcggtacgctcaagagctatatttggaagtggcggtactgagtaccggtgcgtaccggcccacttaaagcactgattttTCTGAATAAATGGTTAGAAATTAAAgtctttaaaaacaaatcaatttcTCAGTGTTGATTTGGGGAAAGGacaaggggaagttgtggcctaatggttagagagtctgactccCAATCGTatggttgtgagttcgagtctcgggacggcaggaattgtaggtggggggagtgcatgtacagttctctctccaccttcaataccaggTGCCCTTAggtgacttaggtgcccttgagcaaggcattgaacccgcaactgctccccgggcgccgcagcataaatgactgcccactgctccgggtgtgtgctcacagtgtgtgtgtgtgggttcactgctctgtgtgtgtgtgcactttgaatggttTAAACGCAGAgcaagaattctgagtatgggtcaccatacttggctgaatttcacgCCACTTTCACTTAATagttctctgtaaaaaaaaaaaatatatatatatatatatatatataaaatatttgacaaATCTTTAGTCCCAGTGCTTCTCACTATGACAACGTGGTGGGACTTAAAGAGCATGGTTATGGATTGATGCCCCAGGATGAAGAAATGCTTGTGAGTTATCTCTTGGCGGTTCCTCATCATCCCTCATGGCCCCAGTGTTACCCACCAAGCTGCTTAGGACTTCTTCGTCTTTGGTGGTTAAAAAGTAGATGGCAGGCTGTCAGGCTGGTGCTTGCCTACACCCCATGTCAGTGTAGCAGGTGTATCAAGCTGACCTGCTGAAAGAGATGGTCGAgggaaaaaatatttagaattacgACATTCAGAGCTGCATCAGGCAAGCACCCTGCTAGCACCTTCTGGTTTGTTTGGCAGCGTTGTAAAAACAGTTGTGGACAGATTTCAGGAGGCCAAGAAACAAGTACTGGCTCCTCATACAGGAAAGTACAAAAAACTGAGCGTCGCCACTCATACAGTGGCACTCCAGGCTGAAGTCTTCTAGAGATGTGATGGAGCTGATGACTGTCATTAACAGCAGGAAGGCTTCGGTCAAGAAGTCCTGACAAAAAAGAACTTTAGAACTTATGAGGGCTGGTGTAAACTTCAGCATACAGTTTCttctcagtgccctcaggagctCATCTCATTGACCCTGCCACCACATGTGCTTCAGGGCAAGCGGTCTCCAGCAAGCGCAGCTCTCAGCTTCCACCCAGAAATGTAGCAGTTCTGGGAGGCTCACTACCTTCAAGAAGGTCTCTAGCAGTTAGATCGGCCATTCCCTGTCAGTCATCTGGAAGATTAGCTGGTCttattacaccagaggtcagtctcaatagactgattcccttagtagactatctGGCAGTGTGAAAGCTTCTAAATGTGTCACAATGGTTCCTGTGCATTGTAGAAAGAGGTTACAAAATTCAGTTTGGGTCTCACCCACCTCGTTTCAACAGGGTCATTCCCACACTTGTTGGCCTCAAGCAGATCTGAAGGATGCATagttccacatatccatccttcctcaACACaagaagttcctgaggtttgcttttgggggcaaatcATACCAATATTGAGTTCTTCCATTCGGCCTCACACTCTCACCCTGCACATTTACCAAGTGTGTGGATGCTGCTCTGGCTCCACGGAGACTCCAGGGCATCCGCATACTCAACAacatcgacgattggttgatactATCTCAGACCCGCCAACTTGTGCTAATGCACACAGAagcacatcggtggtctcttatataaatTGGCAGGGGGGTCTGCATTCGCGCCCCCTATACAGGCTAGAGTGCCTGTTCCTTCTGTGGAACCAGGGCAAGCGGTTCTCACTGAGGGCAGTTTACATCCCCTGGGATGTACACTAATTAGTAAGCAGACATCATGTTGAGAAGTGGTGGAGCAGATATGGATGAAGTTTTACAGAGGACAAGTGAATCTGTTTGGGACTCAGAGGCTATGGCCTCCAGTACTACCTAGAGTACCTGCTTGGGATATTGTCCGCTGCTTCAAATCACAAAATTTGTGATGCTGCAGGATGGTCCACCCCTCTGACCTTCAGCAGGTTTTAGCCTTGACTATCATGCTGCTCCTACAGTaaacactcacctaaaggattatatAGGAATACCATACTAATGCTGTGcttgacccccttttgccttcagaactgccttaattctatgtggcattgattaAACAAtgggggcctaaagtgtgccaagaaaacatcccccacaccattacaccaccaccagcagtctgcacagtggtaacaaggcatgatggatccatgttctcattctgtttacatcaaattctgactctaccatctgaatgtctcagcagaaatcatcagagactcatcagaccaggcaacattttttcaGTCTTCAacggtccaattttggtgagcttgtgcaaattgtagcatctttttcttatttgtagtggagatgagtggtacccgctGGGGTCTTTTGCTGTtctagcccatccgcctcaaggttgtgcgtgttgtggcttcacaaatgctttgctgcatacctcggttgtaacgagtggttatttcactcaaagttgctcttctatcagcttgaatcagtcggcccattcacCTCTGTTAAACAAGTGAAAGGGGGGTACAATGGGGTTTTGTGTATtcagttgttcacagtgttacaAAGATGGATTCTCACGGTAAACAAGGCcaaaatttattttgatgaatgaATGAGAATTTCGGTGccaaaaatcttacttccgggttggtacaagtttcggctgttttttttttttttacatcgtggATCTGATGATGTAGACAAGAGCGGAACTCCTTATGAGCATTTCTGTCAGAAaagcacacccacacacacattgaccagaggagagtGAGACCAGGCACATCAACAGCAGAGCTGCAtgggatttgttcgagaatgcctccaaataagtgcgtttttggatgtgagggaaagttcacagtgttcagcttccccaagaacccagcgttacacgaagagtggatgcagtttgtttttccacaGCAGCAAAAGAGAGTGTAGCAAGTGCCTTtgtcatttgagtgacgaattTTTTATAAACCAGGCCCAAGTCGACCCTGAATTTGCACATCTTTTCTATTAAAACTTGGAGCCGTCCCGGTGATAAGACCCCATTCATggaagtacaattgcatcagatttctgtattttgttgaaaatcagcacataagtgaaggTTAAtggaaacatcagtattataacTCTGCTCATGGCACGCCTCCAGTAGCTCAGCTTTTTCcggaaagaatcggaaagctgtatcttttttttacaattatgataaaactaaagacttctctcatatattcatatatatatatatatatatatatatatatatatatatatatatatatatataggaagcaGTActatataggtactcaagattgacATGAGATTAAGGGAAAccgttatgtaccctttaagatCAAGAGATTTCAGTTTTAGACAACATACTGGTTTTTGCTCCATTTTGAAGaacaaaaatcattttcaaacacaGCCACCATTTTGAACAGGACCACAATGACTcccttattaacagtgactcactgccacctactggcactTTAGATGCAGCCTCGGTTTTCTTTGCATTGCAAGATCAATTTTGTTGGTACGGAttgcatttgcttggtaacagcccaaatgccagtatttaaaaaaaaaaaaaaaaaatttcaggagTCAGCACACTTAGAAATAGGAAATCAGCACCGTAACAGCAAAATGTGTCCACATAGTTAGATGAAgggttgtttttttacatttcttcattTTTGGTGTGCCACCAAGACTTACCGTGGCCTCACTTGGCAATCCCCATTAAAATTTCTGGGGGTGCCACTGATGCAGAACTTCACATTGTGAATATCAGGAACCAAACTACTGTTTGGATGACAAGTTAAAAAGGGGAACCTTGCTATAAtagtgggagaaaaaaaaaaaaaaaaaaaattaatccctAGTTCTGCCGAACCAAAACAATACTAATAGACAAGATACCTCGGGTTCTgcaaagtttattaaaaacactagatttacatgaccagagtaagtcctccactagaaaccacagtctgctcccTAGAGACAGCCTTGATATGGgtgtctcttcctgaaagagaaACATTAGAAGTGAGAACGCGGTTCTAAAATGCTTAGTTCCTCTTGTCAAGAGAAATcaagaactcacgtttcctggtgcagctttgctcacaagagccagatgatggatggcacaccgctgtactgcagtggatgaagatctgacagggaagaaagaggctcaagtcacagaatccacaagtagtaaatatacaaatgttcaagtaaagggggcatacagtttcctgcagagcagccagcgaggctggatctacaaatgtgaacatcttcacaacaaagcgcttgtaATGGGTTGGGAATTGAAGACCAGATgatccagtcactggaaccagtgtggtcagatagcGGTCATCCTGGTAAGGGCACCTGAAGACAAGAGAAGGTTAGGaagggtctcccagcagactaacGGATAAAGACTGGCTGTACACTCACCCgtcgatcagaaggtcccactgggggagactgagtggactgggggttgaagtcGTCCAACAATGTCCCAGcatcaggacaatgttggggtcagtcctctccataatgtgcacctcaacatacacaggctctcgcaggacttttgtgatgggataatcagtgtcactgtagtaggacgtgtaggcctcatcccctgaggaacaacactggggATTAACCAGGctccagtttgaaaggctttaggcagacacaggacaagaccttaccttcagcacagcctttggtgacacattggccattggccagtctgagctccaccctgagaggtccaggagcagctactggtggaggtggaggaacagagttgacttccacaaccagagcttccacagacGTTCCTgaatatctacactggaagagaaacctggacgacacagcgagcttgtagcatttatcagggatTAATGTTCACACCAAGTCAtggatcacctactcaaaatgactgtcccttgtgatggaaccatacggtccaatccccacttcatacgatgaggtcattcggttttcatacaccacatatcctccatcctcctgtgaATAGGAACAGTGTCAGCATCCAGTCCATCATAAGCAATGCAGAATAAGACCAGTAGCAGCTTCTCACCATCacgctcgtgccacatgcggtcacagggaactggtatatagcaaaggaaggtgtggaccccacaggagcacagggtgggtcatttccacccagtagatgaaccgaatccagactcagtcgaggcagagtaacgtctctagacaccactaccacaaattgaccatctctaatacactggacaGTCACTAGAACGAGGTACAAGAGCAGATTAAAGTGCAGGGAATCAGTTTAACACGAACCAAATAAAATTGAGAACACTTACCTGCCCTcccatagaaacactgctgtccATTAAAGCAGCAGTCGATAGCTTCACACTCAGCACCACTAATCCCAGGTAGACCacattggatctgctcagaatcagctacagcacatttatcaaggggctctgcctgcactactggcttctgaaacagctgttgaaccggcttctgaagcggaaactgctggctagttagctgttgaactggcttctgaagcggaaactgctggctagttagctgttgaactggcttctgaagcggaaactgctggctaggtagctgttgaactggcttctgaaacggaaactgctggctagttagctgttgaaccggcttctgaagcggaagctgctggctagttagctgttgaaccggcttctgaagcggaaactgctggctagttagctgttgaactggcttctgaagcggaaactgctggctagttagctgttgaaccggcttctgaagcggaaactgctggctaggtagctgttgaactggcttctgaagcggaaactgctggctagttagcggttgaactggcttctgaagcagaaactgctggctagttagctgttgaactggtttctgaagcggaaactgctggctagttagctgttgaaccggcttctgaagcggaaactgctggctagttagctgttgaaccggcttctgaagcggaaactgctggctaggtagttgttgaactggcttctgaagcggaaactgctggctagttagctgttgaactggcttctgaagcggaaacagctggctagttagctgttgaactggcttctgaagcggaaactgctggctacttagctgttgaactggcttctgaactgGAAACTGCTGGTCAGTTTGCTGAATCATCAGAGCTTGAGCATCCTGAAGTGATTTTCTCCACTGTGGAACAGCATTACAAAAAGCACAGACCATCAAAATCTGAACCAAACACAAAATTCCAGCCATTATTGAACAGCTAAACAGAAAGT is a genomic window containing:
- the LOC127977744 gene encoding zona pellucida sperm-binding protein 4-like isoform X15 — protein: MAGIWCLVQILVVCAFCHAVPQWRKSLQDAQALMIQQTDQQFPVQKPVQQLSSQQFPVQKPVQPLTSQQFPVQKPVQQLTSQQFPLQKPVQQLPKLQFPLQKPVQQLTSQQFPLQKPVQQLTSQQFPLQKPVQQLTSQQFPLQKPVQQLTSQQFPLQKPVQQLTSQQFPLQKPVQQLTSQQFPLQKPVQQLTSQQFPLQKPVQQLTSQQFPLQKPVQQLTSQQFPLQKPVQQLTSQQLPLQKPVQQLTSQQFPFQKPVQQLPSQQFPLQKPVQQLTSQQFPLQKPVQQLTSQQFPLQKPVQQLFQKPVVQAEPLDKCAVADSEQIQCGLPGISGAECEAIDCCFNGQQCFYGRAVTVQCIRDGQFVVVVSRDVTLPRLSLDSVHLLGGNDPPCAPVGSTPSFAIYQFPVTACGTSVMEDGGYVVYENRMTSSYEVGIGPYGSITRDSHFEFLFQCRYSGTSVEALVVEVNSVPPPPPVAAPGPLRVELRLANGQCVTKGCAEGDEAYTSYYSDTDYPITKVLREPVYVEVHIMERTDPNIVLMLGHCWTTSTPSPLSLPQWDLLIDGCPYQDDRYLTTLVPVTGSSGLQFPTHYKRFVVKMFTFVDPASLAALQETIFIHCSTAVCHPSSGSCEQSCTRKRRDTHIKAVSREQTVVSSGGLTLVM
- the LOC127977744 gene encoding zona pellucida sperm-binding protein 4-like isoform X25, with the protein product MAGIWCLVQILVVCAFCHAVPQWRKSLQDAQALMIQQTDQQFPVQKPVQQLSSQQFPVQKPVQPLTSQQFPVQKPVQQLTSQQFPLQKPVQQLPKLQFPLQKPVQQLTSQQFPLQKPVQQLTSQQFPLQKPVQQLTSQQFPLQKPVQQLTSQQFPLQKPVQQLTSQQFPLQKPVQQLTSQQFPLQKPVQQLTSQQFPLQKPVQQLTSQQFPLQKPVQQLTSQQFPLQKPVQQLTSQQFPLQKPVQQLFQKPVVQAEPLDKCAVADSEQIQCGLPGISGAECEAIDCCFNGQQCFYGRAVTVQCIRDGQFVVVVSRDVTLPRLSLDSVHLLGGNDPPCAPVGSTPSFAIYQFPVTACGTSVMEDGGYVVYENRMTSSYEVGIGPYGSITRDSHFEFLFQCRYSGTSVEALVVEVNSVPPPPPVAAPGPLRVELRLANGQCVTKGCAEGDEAYTSYYSDTDYPITKVLREPVYVEVHIMERTDPNIVLMLGHCWTTSTPSPLSLPQWDLLIDGCPYQDDRYLTTLVPVTGSSGLQFPTHYKRFVVKMFTFVDPASLAALQETIFIHCSTAVCHPSSGSCEQSCTRKRRDTHIKAVSREQTVVSSGGLTLVM
- the LOC127977744 gene encoding zona pellucida sperm-binding protein 4-like isoform X22 gives rise to the protein MAGIWCLVQILVVCAFCHAVPQWRKSLQDAQALMIQQTDQQFPVQKPVQQLSSQQFPVQKPVQPLTSQQFPVQKPVQQLTSQQFPLQKPVQQLPKLQFPLQKPVQQLTSQQFPLQKPVQQLTSQQFPLQKPVQQLTSQQFPLQKPVQQLTSQQFPLQKPVQQLTSQQFPLQKPVQQLTSQQFPLQKPVQQLTSQQFPLQKPVQQLTSQQFPLQKPVQQLTSQQFPLQKPVQQLTSQQFPLQKPVQQLTSQQFPLQKPVQQLFQKPVVQAEPLDKCAVADSEQIQCGLPGISGAECEAIDCCFNGQQCFYGRAVTVQCIRDGQFVVVVSRDVTLPRLSLDSVHLLGGNDPPCAPVGSTPSFAIYQFPVTACGTSVMEDGGYVVYENRMTSSYEVGIGPYGSITRDSHFEFLFQCRYSGTSVEALVVEVNSVPPPPPVAAPGPLRVELRLANGQCVTKGCAEGDEAYTSYYSDTDYPITKVLREPVYVEVHIMERTDPNIVLMLGHCWTTSTPSPLSLPQWDLLIDGCPYQDDRYLTTLVPVTGSSGLQFPTHYKRFVVKMFTFVDPASLAALQETIFIHCSTAVCHPSSGSCEQSCTRKRRDTHIKAVSREQTVVSSGGLTLVM
- the LOC127977744 gene encoding zona pellucida sperm-binding protein 4-like isoform X28 — protein: MAGILCLVQILMVCGFCHAVPQWRKSLQDAQALMIQQTDQQFPVQKPVQQLTSQQFPVQKPVQQLTSQQFLLQKPVQQLTVQQLPLQKPVQQLTSQQFPLQKPVQQLTSQQFPLQKPVQPLTSQQFPLQKPVQPLTSQQFPLQKPVQPLTSQQFPLQKPVQQLTSQQFPLQKPVQQLTSQQFPLQKPVQQLTSQQFPLQKPVQQLFQKPVVQAEPLDKCAVADSEQIQCGLPGISGAECEAIDCCFNGQQCFYGRAVTVQCIRDGQFVVVVSRDVTLPRLSLDSVHLLGGNDPPCAPVGSTPSFAIYQFPVTACGTSVMEDGGYVVYENRMTSSYEVGIGPYGSITRDSHFEFLFQCRYSGTSVEALVVEVNSVPPPPPVAAPGPLRVELRLANGQCVTKGCAEGDEAYTSYYSDTDYPITKVLREPVYVEVHIMERTDPNIVLMLGHCWTTSTPSPLSLPQWDLLIDGCPYQDDRYLTTLVPVTGSSGLQFPTHYKRFVVKMFTFVDPASLAALQETIFIHCSTAVCHPSSGSCEQSCTRKRRDTHIKAVSREQTVVSSGGLTLVM
- the LOC127977744 gene encoding zona pellucida sperm-binding protein 4-like isoform X10, which produces MAGILCLVQILMVCGFCHAVPQWRKSLQDAQALMIQQTDQQFPVQKPVQQLTSQQFPVQKPVQQLTSQQFLLQKPVQQLTVQQLPLQKPVQQLTSQQFPLQKPVQQLTSQQFPLQKPVQPLTSQQFPLQKPVQPLTSQQFPLQKPVQPLTSQQFPLQKPVQQLTSQQFPLQKPVQQLTSQQFPVQKPVQQLTSQQFPLQKPVQQLTSQQFPLQKPVQQLTSQQFPLQKPVQQLTSQQFPLQKPVQQLTSQQFPLQKPVQQLTSQQLPLQKPVQQLTSQQFPFQKPVQQLPSQQFPLQKPVQQLTSQQFPLQKPVQQLTSQQFPLQKPVQQLFQKPVVQAEPLDKCAVADSEQIQCGLPGISGAECEAIDCCFNGQQCFYGRAVTVQCIRDGQFVVVVSRDVTLPRLSLDSVHLLGGNDPPCAPVGSTPSFAIYQFPVTACGTSVMEDGGYVVYENRMTSSYEVGIGPYGSITRDSHFEFLFQCRYSGTSVEALVVEVNSVPPPPPVAAPGPLRVELRLANGQCVTKGCAEGDEAYTSYYSDTDYPITKVLREPVYVEVHIMERTDPNIVLMLGHCWTTSTPSPLSLPQWDLLIDGCPYQDDRYLTTLVPVTGSSGLQFPTHYKRFVVKMFTFVDPASLAALQETIFIHCSTAVCHPSSGSCEQSCTRKRRDTHIKAVSREQTVVSSGGLTLVM
- the LOC127977744 gene encoding zona pellucida sperm-binding protein 4-like isoform X23, which translates into the protein MAGILCLVQILMVCGFCHAVPQWRKSLQDAQALMIQQTDQQFPVQKPVQQLTSQQFPVQKPVQQLTSQQFLLQKPVQQLTVQQLPLQKPVQQLTSQQFPLQKPVQQLTSQQFPLQKPVQPLTSQQFPLQKPVQPLTSQQFPLQKPVQPLTSQQFPLQKPVQQLTSQQFPLQKPVQQLTSQQFPVQKPVQQLTSQQFPLQKPVQQLTSQQFPLQKPVQQLTSQQFPLQKPVQQLTSQQFPLQKPVQQLTSQQFPLQKPVQQLFQKPVVQAEPLDKCAVADSEQIQCGLPGISGAECEAIDCCFNGQQCFYGRAVTVQCIRDGQFVVVVSRDVTLPRLSLDSVHLLGGNDPPCAPVGSTPSFAIYQFPVTACGTSVMEDGGYVVYENRMTSSYEVGIGPYGSITRDSHFEFLFQCRYSGTSVEALVVEVNSVPPPPPVAAPGPLRVELRLANGQCVTKGCAEGDEAYTSYYSDTDYPITKVLREPVYVEVHIMERTDPNIVLMLGHCWTTSTPSPLSLPQWDLLIDGCPYQDDRYLTTLVPVTGSSGLQFPTHYKRFVVKMFTFVDPASLAALQETIFIHCSTAVCHPSSGSCEQSCTRKRRDTHIKAVSREQTVVSSGGLTLVM
- the LOC127977744 gene encoding zona pellucida sperm-binding protein 4-like isoform X29 translates to MAGIWCLVQILVVCAFCHAVPQWRKSLQDAQALMIQQTDQQFPVQKPVQQLSSQQFPVQKPVQPLTSQQFPVQKPVQQLTSQQFPLQKPVQQLPKLQFPLQKPVQQLTSQQFPLQKPVQQLTSQQFPLQKPVQQLTSQQFPLQKPVQQLTSQQFPLQKPVQQLTSQQFPLQKPVQQLTSQQFPLQKPVQQLTSQQFPLQKPVQQLFQKPVVQAEPLDKCAVADSEQIQCGLPGISGAECEAIDCCFNGQQCFYGRAVTVQCIRDGQFVVVVSRDVTLPRLSLDSVHLLGGNDPPCAPVGSTPSFAIYQFPVTACGTSVMEDGGYVVYENRMTSSYEVGIGPYGSITRDSHFEFLFQCRYSGTSVEALVVEVNSVPPPPPVAAPGPLRVELRLANGQCVTKGCAEGDEAYTSYYSDTDYPITKVLREPVYVEVHIMERTDPNIVLMLGHCWTTSTPSPLSLPQWDLLIDGCPYQDDRYLTTLVPVTGSSGLQFPTHYKRFVVKMFTFVDPASLAALQETIFIHCSTAVCHPSSGSCEQSCTRKRRDTHIKAVSREQTVVSSGGLTLVM